TTGCCGATTTGGATCGCGTTTATGAAAGAGGCCCTCAAACAGTTGCCGGTCGTGCCCTTTGAAATTCCTGACGGCGTCATGTTCGTGAAGGTGGATCCGACGACGGCACTGCTCACCGACCAGGATGAACAACACGGTACCGTGGAGCTTTTCACAAAAGGCACTGAGCCGACGAAGAGCGCCGGATCCAAGATTGATCCCACCGATTTTTACAGACTGGATCAGCTCCAGGACAGTGCCCCACCGCCAGCGGTCGAACCGTAGCGACTCTCCCACAGGCTGGCGCTCCGCTACAGGCATTCGCCTATCCTGGAGGCATGCCTCCTCACGAAGAGGTGTGGTGTCAGCGTTCAGGGAGAAAGTGGTGAGGGGCGAGGCCGGTCAGGATTGTGAATCCTGATATTCCTCGTGCCAGGCCATCTGAATGGATTCCAGGATCTTCTCGTTGGATTTCTTGGGGTCATCCTTGAAATCCGGAAGGGCGACGATCCAGGCGTGCATGTCTGTGAATCGCACGGTCAACGGGTCGGTATGTGGGTGTTCCTCAACCAGTCGGATTGCAATATCCTCTGCGTTCTGCCACTTGAGATCCATCACGGCTCCTCGCTACTCACAGGTGCTGGAAATATTCGTCCGGACGGTCGTCGTCCATTCCGTCAATCATGTCACATCGGAGACTTTTTTGCCTTGAAGCCCTTGCTTCAAGGAATCGTCCAACATGGCTACAGTTAGGGTTTTGGCTGCTTGTTCAAGGTCGGCCATGCGCCCTCGGATGGCCCGAGGGTCGGTGCCATCCTTCGCCGCAGCTAGGCCAGCAAGTGCGGCACGAATGCCGGCGACTTCCTCTGGTGCGACGAGATGGCCGTTGTCAGCCAATGATTTTTCTGTAGTGGTGATCAGCGCCCCCGCGTCAAGCCGGGCCTCGATCAACTTACGTGCGCTGACGTCGTCCGCCGCGAACTTAAATGAATCTTCGATCATTCGTTCGACTTCTTGATCCGATAAGCCATAGGAGGGTTTGACCTCGATCGATTGGCTCTCTCCGGTTCGCATGTCCTTGGCCATGACGTTCAAGATCCCGTTGGCGTCGATCAAGAACGTCACTTCGATGCGTGGAACCCCCGCAGGTAAGGGTGGAACCTTCAATCGGAAGCGAGCCAGGCTGCGGTTGTCTTGTGCCAGTTCGCGTTCGCCTTGGAGAATGTGAATGTCGACGCCGGTTTGGCCGTCCACATAGGTGGTGAACATTTCCTTGGCGCTGGCGGGAATCGTGGTGTTGCGTCGGATGAGGCTGCTCATGACCCCGCCCATCGTTTCTATGCCTAAGGACAGCGGGGTGACGTCGAGCAGCAACATGTCCGTCGTGCCACCGCTGAGGATGTCGGCCTGGACCGCGGCGCCCAGCGCGACGACTTCATCCGGGTTCAGGTCGCAGTGCGGTTGTTTGCCGAAGAGCGCCTGTACCTGTTGGCGCACGAGCGGCATGCGGGTTGATCCTCCCACGAGGACGACTTCGTCGATATCAGTCGGATTGAGGCCTGCATCCTTGAGGGCGAGACGGCAAGGGCCGAGGGTTCGCTCAACCAATGCGGTGCACAGCCCATTGAGTTGATCACGAGTCAGCTCTCGGCTGAACCGCCCCTGGCCGTTGGGTAGGTCGAGTGTCACGGTAGTCTGCAACTCTTCGGACAAGCGAATCTTTGCGCGTTCGGCCTCCAGGCGGATCGCCTGCATTTGGTCCGGCAGTGTGGCCAGATCGAGCCCATGCTGCGTCCGGATCTCGTTCAGGAGTAGTTCGGTCAGCACCTGATCGAAATCATCACCGCCGAGGTGTGTGTCGCCATTGGTGGCCAGCACTTCGAAAATGCCGTTTTTCAATTTCAGGATCGAGATGTCGAACGTTCCGCCGCCAAGGTCGTACACGGCAATCGTGCCTTGTGTCTTTTTCTGCAGGCCGTAAGCCAGCGAGGCAGCGGTCGGCTCATTGATAATGCGCAGCACCTCCAGTCCGGCGATCATGCCGGCATCTTTGGTGGCTTGCCGCTGGCTATCGTTGAAATAGGCCGGTACGGTGATGACGGCTTTGCTGATGCTCTCTCCGAGAAAAGCCTCGGCTCGAAGTTTGAGCTCCTTCAGGATCATGGCCGAGATCTGTGGAGGTGAATAGGATTTTTCGCCCAGCGTGATTCGGATGACCCCGCCTTTT
The sequence above is drawn from the Nitrospira defluvii genome and encodes:
- the iscX gene encoding Fe-S cluster assembly protein IscX; this encodes MDLKWQNAEDIAIRLVEEHPHTDPLTVRFTDMHAWIVALPDFKDDPKKSNEKILESIQMAWHEEYQDSQS
- the dnaK gene encoding molecular chaperone DnaK; amino-acid sequence: MTRIVGIDLGTTNSLVAYMDKDTPRVISARHERGMVPSVVALTDNGLIVGDPAKEHLTRSPERTVYSVKRFMGKSLADVQSELAYFPYTLTEKGGVIRITLGEKSYSPPQISAMILKELKLRAEAFLGESISKAVITVPAYFNDSQRQATKDAGMIAGLEVLRIINEPTAASLAYGLQKKTQGTIAVYDLGGGTFDISILKLKNGIFEVLATNGDTHLGGDDFDQVLTELLLNEIRTQHGLDLATLPDQMQAIRLEAERAKIRLSEELQTTVTLDLPNGQGRFSRELTRDQLNGLCTALVERTLGPCRLALKDAGLNPTDIDEVVLVGGSTRMPLVRQQVQALFGKQPHCDLNPDEVVALGAAVQADILSGGTTDMLLLDVTPLSLGIETMGGVMSSLIRRNTTIPASAKEMFTTYVDGQTGVDIHILQGERELAQDNRSLARFRLKVPPLPAGVPRIEVTFLIDANGILNVMAKDMRTGESQSIEVKPSYGLSDQEVERMIEDSFKFAADDVSARKLIEARLDAGALITTTEKSLADNGHLVAPEEVAGIRAALAGLAAAKDGTDPRAIRGRMADLEQAAKTLTVAMLDDSLKQGLQGKKVSDVT